One genomic window of Clostridia bacterium includes the following:
- a CDS encoding nucleoside recognition domain-containing protein, with protein MKEPSDALTIQDKLVSDIYQRAQSVAVECVRKTATVGPDIDSRLDNVLTSKIFGFPIMIVLLGAVLWITVAGANYPSQVLAAALFWVEARLTELFQWLGAPAWIHGALVLGGYRTLAWVVAVMLPPMAIFFPCFTLLEDLGYLARVSFNLDWFFRKSGAHGKQALTMAMGLGCNAAGVMACRIIDSPRERLIAIITNTFAVCNGRFPTLITLASFMAIGLARPGLCPAVSSLVVVAMVLLGIMATFAVSWVLSKTLLCGVPSSFILELPSYRRPQVSNILVRSLRDRTMLVLRRAVVVAAPAGVVVWILGNVSIHGCSVIGHTARFLTPVATAMGLDGLILTAFILGLPANEIVLPILAMGYLSRGSLVDVGDSAFLAGTLTANGWTWFTALNTMLFSVLHFPCSTTILTIARETRSLKWTLLSVIIPLSVAVGACSALTLAARWAGMVR; from the coding sequence ATGAAAGAACCGTCGGACGCCCTCACCATCCAGGACAAACTGGTGTCAGACATATACCAGAGAGCGCAGTCGGTCGCAGTGGAGTGTGTTCGCAAGACCGCGACGGTGGGGCCGGACATAGATAGCAGGCTGGACAACGTCCTCACGTCGAAGATTTTCGGGTTCCCCATAATGATCGTCCTGCTGGGAGCGGTGTTGTGGATCACTGTGGCAGGGGCCAACTACCCGTCCCAGGTTCTGGCGGCTGCGCTCTTCTGGGTCGAGGCTCGGCTCACTGAGCTGTTCCAGTGGCTAGGCGCCCCGGCATGGATTCACGGCGCTCTGGTGCTAGGGGGCTACAGGACTCTCGCCTGGGTGGTAGCTGTCATGCTTCCGCCGATGGCCATCTTCTTCCCTTGCTTCACTCTCCTTGAGGATCTGGGGTACCTTGCGCGAGTCAGTTTCAACCTCGACTGGTTCTTTCGGAAGAGCGGCGCCCACGGCAAGCAGGCCCTGACCATGGCGATGGGCCTGGGATGCAACGCAGCAGGGGTAATGGCATGCCGAATCATCGATTCACCGCGGGAGAGGCTGATCGCCATCATCACCAACACCTTCGCAGTGTGCAACGGACGCTTCCCCACATTGATAACCCTGGCCTCATTCATGGCCATTGGGTTGGCGCGTCCTGGATTGTGCCCGGCTGTCTCATCGCTTGTGGTCGTGGCTATGGTGCTGCTGGGCATAATGGCCACTTTCGCGGTGTCATGGGTCCTATCGAAAACGTTGCTGTGCGGAGTGCCGTCATCTTTCATCCTGGAGCTGCCATCATACAGAAGACCTCAGGTATCCAATATCCTTGTGAGGTCTCTGCGCGACCGGACCATGCTCGTTCTCAGGAGAGCGGTGGTAGTTGCGGCTCCAGCAGGGGTAGTCGTGTGGATCCTGGGCAATGTCAGTATCCACGGGTGCAGTGTCATTGGTCACACGGCCCGGTTTCTGACCCCAGTGGCCACAGCAATGGGATTGGACGGCCTGATCCTCACTGCCTTCATTCTGGGCCTGCCAGCGAATGAGATTGTCCTGCCCATACTGGCCATGGGATACCTTTCCCGGGGAAGCCTCGTGGATGTGGGCGATTCCGCATTCCTTGCAGGGACCTTGACGGCGAACGGATGGACCTGGTTCACCGCGCTCAATACCATGCTCTTCTCTGTTCTGCATTTCCCCTGTAGTACGACGATACTGACCATCGCTCGGGAGACAAGGAGCCTGAAGTGGACTCTCTTATCTGTCATCATCCCGCTCTCGGTGGCAGTCGGGGCCTGTTCTGCACTGACGTTGGCTGCACGTTGGGCGGGAATGGTGCGGTGA